A stretch of the Coprobacillus cateniformis genome encodes the following:
- the hpf gene encoding ribosome hibernation-promoting factor, HPF/YfiA family, giving the protein MKIIVRGKNIELTEGIESKINKKLNMLDKYFIMSDNVEAKVLIRTYPLGQKIEVTIPTEYVLLRAEVVDQDLYNAIDLVIDKLEGQIRKYKTRLSRKSKDNKLAFNIASIVPLEDQEEDIVVKTKTISPKPMDMEEAIMQMELIGHSFFVYRDTETNLISVAYKRHDGGYGLIETE; this is encoded by the coding sequence ATGAAAATCATTGTAAGAGGAAAAAACATTGAATTGACTGAAGGAATTGAATCTAAAATCAACAAAAAGTTAAACATGTTAGATAAATATTTTATCATGAGTGACAATGTTGAAGCAAAAGTCTTAATTAGAACTTATCCTTTAGGTCAAAAAATCGAAGTCACAATTCCAACTGAATATGTATTATTAAGAGCTGAAGTTGTTGATCAAGATCTTTACAATGCCATTGATTTAGTTATTGACAAATTAGAAGGACAAATTAGAAAGTACAAAACAAGATTGAGCAGAAAATCTAAAGATAATAAACTCGCATTCAACATTGCTTCTATTGTACCTTTAGAAGATCAGGAAGAAGATATTGTTGTAAAAACAAAAACAATTAGTCCAAAACCTATGGATATGGAAGAAGCTATTATGCAAATGGAATTAATTGGACATTCATTTTTTGTTTATAGAGACACTGAAACAAATTTAATTAGTGTTGCTTATAAACGCCATGATGGTGGATACGGATTGATTGAAACAGAATAA
- a CDS encoding TIGR01212 family radical SAM protein (This family includes YhcC from E. coli K-12, an uncharacterized radical SAM protein.) — protein sequence MIIMNTFPYSFDNKRYHTYNYFLKNKYKQKIAKVSLNAGFTCPNRDGTRGFGGCIFCSDSGSGDFAGNVHDSLQKQFENVSAMMRRKWPDCQFIAYFQANSNTYAPVKQLKATFEPFLQQKDVVGLAIATRPDCLNEDVCDYLYELSQKCDLYIELGLQTIHNQTGQFIHRGHDYQTFLDGLSRLRNRKIDVCVHIINGLPYETRKMMLETAKAVGQLDIQGIKIHNLFILKNTILHHIYESKPFPLLSRDEYISLVVEQLAYIPEHIVVERLTGDAPIQDLVEPLWSIKKVTILNDIDKLMKEKNIFQGSYLTKENIKNADIPLCCIRKDPE from the coding sequence GTGATTATAATGAATACTTTTCCTTACTCATTTGATAACAAGCGTTATCATACATATAACTATTTTTTAAAAAATAAATACAAACAAAAAATTGCAAAAGTGTCCTTAAACGCAGGTTTTACCTGTCCAAACAGAGATGGAACTCGTGGCTTTGGTGGGTGTATTTTTTGTTCTGACAGTGGCTCTGGTGATTTTGCTGGTAATGTTCACGATTCTTTACAGAAACAATTTGAAAATGTCTCTGCTATGATGCGTCGTAAATGGCCTGACTGTCAATTTATTGCTTATTTTCAAGCCAACAGCAACACCTATGCACCTGTTAAACAGCTTAAAGCAACATTTGAGCCCTTTCTTCAACAAAAAGACGTTGTTGGTTTGGCCATTGCTACACGTCCTGACTGCTTAAATGAAGATGTCTGTGATTATCTTTATGAGTTATCTCAAAAATGTGATCTTTACATTGAACTGGGTTTACAGACAATTCATAATCAGACAGGACAATTTATTCATCGTGGGCACGACTATCAAACTTTTTTAGATGGGCTGTCTCGTTTGCGTAACCGAAAAATTGATGTTTGTGTCCATATTATCAATGGGCTTCCTTATGAAACCAGAAAAATGATGTTAGAAACTGCCAAAGCAGTAGGACAATTAGATATTCAAGGTATCAAAATTCATAATCTCTTTATCCTCAAAAACACAATTCTTCATCATATATATGAAAGCAAACCATTCCCCCTCCTCTCAAGAGATGAATATATATCCTTAGTTGTAGAACAGCTTGCTTATATTCCTGAACATATTGTTGTGGAACGATTAACTGGCGACGCACCTATACAAGACTTGGTGGAACCACTTTGGTCAATAAAAAAAGTAACAATATTAAATGATATTGATAAACTCATGAAAGAAAAGAATATATTTCAAGGGAGCTATCTCACTAAAGAAAACATTAAAAATGCTGATATTCCCCTTTGTTGCATAAGAAAAGACCCTGAATGA